TGGCGGTCTCGGGCGACACGGTGTTCGTCGGAGCGTCGCAGCTCAACAGCGGATCGAAGGGCGCCGCGTACGTGTACGTCGAGCCCGCCTCGGGCTGGGCGAGCACGTCGGCGTTCGACGCGAAGCTCACGGCCTTCGACGGATCGACCGGCGACGGCTTCGGGGCCACTCTCGCGGTCTCGGGCGACACGATCGTCGTCGGAGCGTTCAACGCGGAGATCGCGGCCGGCCGGAGGGGAGCGCTCTACGTGTTCGAAATGCCGGCGTCCGGATGGGCGAGCACCTCGGCGTACGAAGCCCGGCTCACCGCGTCCGGCGGTGGGGTGGGGGACGCCTTTGGCGGCTCGCTCGCGGCCTCGGGAGACACAGTCGTCGCCGGGGCCCCGGGCGCGGAGAGCGGCCTCGGGGCGGCCTACGTCTTCGTGAAGCCGGTCTCCGGCTGGAGCAGCACTTCGAGTTTCGCCGCGAAGCTCACCGCTTCCGGGGGCGAATTCGGCGACGGATACGGTCAATCGATCGCGATCTCGGAAGAGGCGGCCGTCGTCGGAGCGCCGTTCGCCCGGGTCGGGTCCAACGCGGCACAAGGCGCGGTGTACGTTTTCGAGAAGCCCGACGCGGGCTGGGCGAGCACGTCGGCTTTCGACGCGAAGCTCACGGCGGCCGACGGCGCCGCCCAGGACTTCTTCGGCCTGCCGGTCGCGCTGTCGGGCCGGACCGTGGCGGCCGGCGCCCCCGCCGAGATCGGCCTCGATCGTCCCGGCTCCGTATACGTGTTCGTCAGGCCGGTGGACGGCTGGCAGAGCACGTCGGCGTTCGACGCGAAGCTCACCGCCTCCGACGCGGCCGGTTCCGACTTCTTCGGCTTCGCCGTCGCGATGTCGTCCCGGGAGCTCGCGGCGAGCGCGCTCGGGGCGAACGTGACGCGCGGCGCCGCCTACCTGTTCGGCGGGCTGCCTCCCGCGTGCGAGCCGGGACTCCGGTGCGCGACGCCGGTGCCGGAGCGTCCCGCGGAGCCGGTCGGGCCGCGATTTCGGTAGTCGCGCTTTTCCGCCGAGGGCGCATCCCGTCGCCGTGACATGATGACCGGTCAGGAGAACCCACATGAAAAGACTCGTCCCGGTCCTCATGGCGATCGTCTGCTCGCTCGCCTCGATCCTCTTCGGCGGATTCGCGTCGACGGAAGTCTTCCTCCCGGCCGTCGGCCGCGTCCCGGGCAAGGACGGAGCGCAGTTC
This genomic window from Thermoanaerobaculia bacterium contains:
- a CDS encoding FG-GAP repeat protein yields the protein MSNRRRLLFSVVVSFVLSTGAPIGASGGAPELPPTARAAISRAIEADHGDPPFEEAKLASGEENDAFGNSIAISGDTIVVGAPFARPAAVYVFVKPASGWADTSIFDAKLTASDGVPSDGFGQSVAVSGDTVFVGASQLNSGSKGAAYVYVEPASGWASTSAFDAKLTAFDGSTGDGFGATLAVSGDTIVVGAFNAEIAAGRRGALYVFEMPASGWASTSAYEARLTASGGGVGDAFGGSLAASGDTVVAGAPGAESGLGAAYVFVKPVSGWSSTSSFAAKLTASGGEFGDGYGQSIAISEEAAVVGAPFARVGSNAAQGAVYVFEKPDAGWASTSAFDAKLTAADGAAQDFFGLPVALSGRTVAAGAPAEIGLDRPGSVYVFVRPVDGWQSTSAFDAKLTASDAAGSDFFGFAVAMSSRELAASALGANVTRGAAYLFGGLPPACEPGLRCATPVPERPAEPVGPRFR